In Immundisolibacter sp., a single window of DNA contains:
- a CDS encoding cytochrome c, with the protein MIRRTLGLILLVASVGVTASETAADGIDARPRSGEKSWQLFCEGCHKPGTEGPGTRVLADRLGWDKAPLKGRQDLDPTYVKHVVRRGLIEMAPLRPTDITDEELDALITYLRQP; encoded by the coding sequence ATGATCCGGCGCACGCTCGGACTTATCCTGCTGGTGGCAAGCGTCGGCGTTACCGCCTCCGAAACTGCAGCCGACGGCATCGATGCCCGCCCGCGCAGCGGCGAAAAATCCTGGCAGCTGTTCTGCGAAGGCTGCCACAAACCCGGCACCGAGGGCCCCGGCACGCGCGTGCTTGCAGACCGCCTCGGCTGGGACAAGGCGCCGCTGAAAGGTCGCCAGGATCTGGACCCGACCTACGTCAAACACGTGGTGCGCCGCGGCCTGATCGAAATGGCGCCGCTGCGACCAACCGACATCACCGATGAGGAACTGGACGCCCTCATCACCTATTTACGCCAACCCTGA